A genomic region of bacterium contains the following coding sequences:
- the thiD gene encoding bifunctional hydroxymethylpyrimidine kinase/phosphomethylpyrimidine kinase, with protein sequence MTATPKTVMTIGGSDSGAGAGIQADLKTLSAHGVFATTVITTVTAQNTLGVTRAEQVPVEMISSQLEAVASDLPPDATKTGLLGRAEVVRLVAEQAARLPNLVIDPVLVDRDGRSLADRSTVAAYREALIPTACLATPNHREAALLAGRPVENERDQRAAAEYLARTTRTPFLVTGGRKADDKPLLDVFSDGIRTHALPGRRVRSRNVHGTGDALSASIAARLATGADLIVAIADARAWVSRAITGAAGWDLGRGEGPIDHFGWT encoded by the coding sequence CCCCCAAGACGGTGATGACGATCGGCGGCAGCGACTCCGGGGCCGGCGCCGGGATCCAGGCCGACCTCAAGACGCTGTCGGCTCATGGCGTGTTCGCCACCACGGTGATCACCACCGTCACGGCGCAGAACACCCTGGGGGTCACCAGAGCCGAGCAAGTGCCCGTAGAGATGATCTCCTCGCAGTTGGAAGCGGTCGCTTCCGACCTTCCGCCGGACGCCACCAAGACCGGTCTGCTGGGCCGGGCCGAGGTGGTCCGGCTGGTGGCGGAGCAGGCGGCCCGGCTGCCCAACCTGGTGATCGATCCGGTTCTGGTGGATCGGGACGGCAGGTCGCTGGCGGATCGTTCCACCGTGGCCGCCTACCGCGAAGCCCTGATCCCGACCGCCTGCCTGGCCACTCCCAACCATCGGGAGGCCGCGCTACTGGCAGGCCGACCCGTCGAGAACGAACGGGACCAGCGGGCCGCGGCGGAGTACCTCGCCCGCACCACCCGGACACCCTTCCTGGTGACCGGCGGCCGGAAGGCTGACGACAAGCCTCTCCTGGACGTGTTCTCGGACGGGATCCGGACCCATGCCCTCCCGGGACGCCGGGTGCGGTCGCGTAACGTCCACGGAACCGGGGATGCCCTCTCGGCCTCCATAGCGGCCCGCCTGGCCACCGGCGCCGACCTGATCGTGGCCATCGCCGACGCCCGAGCCTGGGTGTCGCGCGCCATCACCGGCGCCGCCGGATGGGACCTGGGCCGCGGCGAGGGCCCCATCGACCACTTCGGCTGGACCTAG